The sequence below is a genomic window from Actinomycetes bacterium.
GTGGCTTGTGGGATTGCCGCACCATCAGGGATAACTGACGCGGCCGGGGGGAAGAGGTACGGCCGCACGGGGGTAGTTCTGTCCCTTGCCGAAGGACCGACTCGTGCGCGTACAACGCATCATCCTGGCCCTGCTCTCCGCTCTCGTCGCCCTCGCGGCCGGCGCCCTGGTCGGCGGCGCCCCGGCCTCGGCGGTCACCACCCGGGAGGCCGCCATGCTGGCCAAGATCAACAACGCGCGGGCGGCGCACGGGCTCCGTCCGCTGGCGCTCTCCGGCGACCTGTCGACGATCGCCCGGTCCCACTCGCGCCAGATGGCGTCGTCCGCCACGCTGTTCCACACCGCGAGCTTCAGCTCGATCTGCTGCTGGTCGGCCATCGCCGAGAACGTCGGCACCGGCGACTCGGTGCGGACCGTCCACCGGGCGTTCCTGAGCTCGTCCGCCCACCGCGGCAACATCCTCGACACCCGGATGCGCCAGGTCGGCGTCGGCATCATCGCGGTCGGCGGCCGGATCTGGGTCAC
It includes:
- a CDS encoding CAP domain-containing protein; protein product: MRVQRIILALLSALVALAAGALVGGAPASAVTTREAAMLAKINNARAAHGLRPLALSGDLSTIARSHSRQMASSATLFHTASFSSICCWSAIAENVGTGDSVRTVHRAFLSSSAHRGNILDTRMRQVGVGIIAVGGRIWVTEIFRRPS